The following are encoded together in the Drosophila biarmipes strain raj3 chromosome 3L, RU_DBia_V1.1, whole genome shotgun sequence genome:
- the LOC108034690 gene encoding uncharacterized protein LOC108034690: MFKAKMRDVGYFVLLTTLHLCSDLQPVVEAHANIKTVYPSVDRNLTLQLGYNYNHWMFVNAMMYSLLVMLGLWYTRHLQSTERQETEERKGILKEPKTAAEVKNNWLNRNKSGSPTELGPFSWNKFILFALPWILTFVAGGFINYMRLYKITQHFCISNWRAIQLYGELRLLFLHRLLAVALIPHWSQIVGGGVSLEEASQLPGNYINIETHLLD, encoded by the coding sequence ATGTTCAAGGCCAAGATGCGTGACGTTGGATATTTTGTGCTGCTGACAACACTCcacttatgctcagatctccAGCCCGTGGTCGAGGCCCATGCCAATATCAAAACAGTGTATCCCTCAGTGGATCGTAATCTAACGCTCCAACTGGGCTATAATTACAATCACTGGATGTTTGTCAATGCGATGATGTATTCCCTGCTGGTTATGCTAGGACTTTGGTACACTCGACACTTGCAAAGTACAGAGCGACAGGAAACGGAGGAGAGGAAGGGCATCCTAaaggaacccaaaactgcagcCGAGGTCAAAAATAATTGGCTCAACAGAAATAAAAGCGGTTCCCCAACGGAATTGGGACCTTTTTCTTGGAATAAATTCATTCTTTTTGCTCTACCCTGGATCTTGACTTTTGTGGCCGGCGGATTTATCAACTATATGCGATTATATAAGATTACTCAGCACTTCTGCATTTCCAACTGGAGGGCTATACAGCTTTATGGAGAGCTAAGACTGCTCTTTTTGCACCGTCTTTTGGCAGTGGCTCTGATTCCCCATTGGTCGCAGATAGTTGGTGGAGGAGTATCCTTGGAGGAGGCTTCACAGCTGCCCGGAAATTACATCAACATTGAAACACATCTGCTGGACTGA
- the LOC108035528 gene encoding probable ATP-dependent RNA helicase DDX20, producing MERNMAHNLTRGEQRTKDVEPGQVKTFGELRLSQPLLRGLKRHNFVTPTKIQAAAIPMALTNMDLLVQSKSGTGKTLIYVIAAMEGYRRGMTRPHALIVVPTRELAIQVQDTFFYLCEFFQDFQSAACIGGTDVSTDRRRIKKSRIIIGTPGRLLHLYQNRVLDVSKIALLVLDEADQLYQTKSLQDTVTQIIDVLPKNRQIIACSATYDQDLDERLAKIMNQPMLISNSERATVLLGIRQFVYELPHQQNSAEEMKAKLQALGQIFNQLPYEQAILFASSQMRADSYKNYLEASGVECHLITGALKQSERLNVFEGYRNFTMRTLVVTDLMGRGVDSAHANLVVNLDPPDNHVTYLHRIGRAGRFGSKGIAITFVASAKESQRFKEMSRKNATAWSVLEYPKEQVPKDFNFWDFDKYNFPYFIKEDIPLQEMPVKRIPPVKDNPNNGELDKDEDKPDVSSKKQTLENCRKQVEATKTMEEFKTNPKTTPDGAKNSPVALPNVKDYNEYSKPNTISNKENLELNEASTSQNSKKPNIKELNQVDKDIKPHANDISPAKEKPLKGTALKKQEKANKTLSPSKLFADALTQIEKQTTDAQLTPVITVNEYYIDNYMDEDIKPTDDKENQPYNGTVSQLQTKNDLNPEEMISPELTPTTLTQEPSPTTVTPPAPPVNSINNKTYCLAAPTQTSSMTIQNMVISNTVDDASSISSDSLGCGYHSDKSYDTFYTTSDEELIWERLETKKKRLLKRGKGKRRLFLYKKPLPERNVNLEVKRKYKLKKLVEHNKLSLLPGTNLNHMLKKVKNRERVLQMLYDYSKKNNLDNAKVANLLDNFYDTMLELYNDNIKERNKQASESLKEDLVSLGHSPSQESLILEKPEQQNKLSVHVTHQMNIPPVPQAVNDVRINSESESESHGDYDEGEDVYVDEEESVSDEHNSSSGFVESNESVSSGIDTSVYETESTGRSGNASTSFFTDDESGSEEDDSLDSTEEEDETTDEEAPSNVSLAGSSTQGSVGEESTVESSHADSDDDSVTVTNVIPVQNATNDAQSMWLQTFNMQYQFIASHVANHLQNYN from the exons ATGGAGCGCAACATGGCGCACAACTTGACCCGAGGGGAGCAGAGGACCAAGGATGTGGAGCCTGGACAGGTGAAAACCTTCGGGGAACTGCGCCTGTCCCAACCCCTGCTAAGGGGACTGAAGCGCCACAATTTTGTGACGCCAACGAAGATTCAGGCGGCCGCCATACCCATGGCCCTGACTAATATGG ATCTGCTGGTACAGTCCAAAAGCGGAACCGGCAAGACGCTGATCTACGTTATTGCCGCCATGGAGGGCTATCGTCGTGGGATGACACGACCTCATGCCTTGATCGTGGTTCCAACTCGAGAGCTGGCCATCCAGGTGCAGGATACCTTCTTCTACCTGTGCGAGTTCTTCCAGGACTTTCAATCGGCCGCCTGTATCGGCGGCACCGATGTGAGCACCGATCGCAGGCGCATCAAGAAAAGTCGCATCATCATTGGAACCCCAGGACGCCTGTTGCATCTCTATCAAAATCGCGTTCTGGATGTCTCCAAAATCGCTCTTCTTGTCCTCGACGAGGCGGATCAGTTGTATCAGACGAAGAGCCTCCAGGATACCGTCACTCAAATCATAGACGTTCTGCCCAAGAACCGGCAAATAATTGCCTGCAGTGCCACTTACGATCAGGATCTGGACGAGCGCCTGGCGAAGATCATGAACCAACCCATGCTTATATCGAATTCCGAAAGGGCCACTGTTCTTCTGGGCATCCGTCAGTTTGTCTACGAGTTGCCACACCAACAGAACAGTGCCGAGGAGATGAAAGCTAAATTGCAGGCTCTCGGCCAGATCTTTAACCAGTTGCCTTATGAACAGGCCATCCTCTTTGCTAGCTCCCAAATGCGAGCAGATTCGTACAAGAACTACCTGGAAGCCAGTGGTGTGGAGTGCCATTTGATCACGGGAGCCTTGAAACAGTCGGAGCGCTTAAATGTCTTTGAGGGCTATAGAAACTTTACCATGCGCACTTTGGTGGTCACCGACTTGATGGGACGCGGTGTGGACTCTGCTCATGCCAATCTGGTTGTAAATCTGGATCCTCCAGATAATCATGTTACCTATCTACATCGCATTGGTCGCGCCGGTAGATTTGGATCAAAAGGCATAGCCATCACGTTTGTTGCCTCCGCGAAAGAGAGCCAGAGATTCAAGGAAATGTCCCGAAAGAACGCCACTGCTTGGTCTGTTCTGGAGTATCCAAAAGAGCAAGTGCCAAAGGACTTCAATTTCTGGGATTTCGATAAGTACAATTTTCCTTATTTCATCAAGGAAGACATTCCCCTTCAGGAAATGCCCGTGAAGCGCATACCACCTGTTAAAGATAATCCAAACAACGGGGAGTTGGATAAAGATGAAGACAAGCCTGATGTTTCTTCCAAAAaacaaactttagaaaattgTCGAAAGCAAGTTGAGGCCACGAAGACAATGGAAGAGTTTAAAACGAATCCGAAGACAACTCCAGATGGTGCCAAAAATAGTCCAGTGGCCTTACCAAATGTAAAAGATTATAACGAATATAGTAAGCCCAATACCATATCTAACAAGGAAAACCTGGAATTAAACGAAGCGAGTACTTCACAGAATAGTAAGAAACCCAATATCAAAGAACTTAACCAGGTCGATAAGGATATTAAACCGCATGCTAATGACATTTCCCCGGCTAAAGAAAAACCCTTGAAAGGCACTGCATTGAAGAAGCAGGAAAAAGCCAATAAAACTCTTAGTCCATCCAAATTATTTGCAGATGCCTTAACACAGATTGAGAAGCAAACAACAGATGCGCAGTTAACACCAGTGATAACAGTAAATGAATATTACATTGACAACTACATGGATGAAGACATAAAACCGACAGACGACAAAGAGAACCAACCCTATAATGGAACTGTTTCGCAACTGCAGACAAAGAACGACTTGAATCCGGAGGAGATGATTTCACCGGAATTGACACCAACAACCCTGACCCAGGAACCGTCGCCAACCACAGTGACACCGCCGGCACCACCAGTCAACTCAATTAATAACAAGACCTATTGTCTGGCTGCCCCCACACAGACCAGTTCGATGACCATACAGAACATGGTGATCTCAAACACGGTGGACGATGCCAGTAGCATCAGTTCGGATAGCTTGGGGTGTGGCTATCACAGTGATAAGTCCTACGATACCTTCTATACAACCAGTGATGAGGAACTGATCTGGGAGAGATTGGAGACCAAAAAGAAGCGCCTGCTAAAGAGAGGCAAGGGAAAGCGTCGTCTGTTTCTCTACAAAAAACCACTTCCTGAGAGAAATGTAAACCTCGAGGTTAAACGTAAATATAAACTAAAG AAACTTGTTGAGCACAACAAATTATCACTTTTGCCTGGTACGAATCTGAATCACATGCTCAAGAAAGTCAAAAATCGTGAGAGGGTCCTGCAAATGCTGTACGACTACAGCAAGAAAAACAATTTGGACAATGCAAAGGTTGCCAATTTGCTGGATAATTTCTATGACACCATGCTGGAGCTTTACAATGATAACATCAAAGAGCGCAATAAGCAAGCCTCAGAGTCCCTTAAGGAAGACTTGGTGTCTCTTGGTCATAGTCCTAGCCAGGAGTCTTTGATTTTGGAGAAGCCAGAGCAGCAGAACAAGCTGAGTGTCCATGTGACCCATCAGATGAATATTCCACCCGTGCCACAAGCCGTCAATGATGTCCGCATTAATAGCGAAAGCGAATCGGAGTCCCACGGGGATTATGACGAGGGTGAAGATGTCTATGTTGACGAGGAGGAGTCAGTGAGTGACGAACACAATTCATCGAGTGGTTTTGTGGAGAGCAACGAGAGTGTTTCCTCCGGAATCGATACCTCAGTTTACGAAACTGAGTCTACAGGCAGATCAGGCAATGCTTCGACCTCCTTTTTCACCGATGATGAGTCCGGCAGTGAGGAAGATGATAGCTTGGATTCCACCGAAGAAGAGGATGAAACCACGGATGAAGAAGCTCCAAGCAACGTTAGCTTGGCTGGATCAAGCACTCAGGGATCTGTGGGAGAAGAAAGCACCGTTGAGTCTTCGCATGCTGATTCGGATGATGATTCCGTGACTGTGACCAACGTCATACCTGTGCAGAATGCCACCAATGATGCCCAATCCATGTGGCTGCAGACCTTCAACATGCAGTATCAATTCATTGCATCCCATGTGGCCAATCACCTACAAAACTATAACTAA
- the LOC108035707 gene encoding cytosol aminopeptidase: MRGQLLLKGPALAKSLSRVRVSVVPTCQIGSVRHVTAGCGAGDAVKGGKGIVLGLYEKESGKGPRLTPAGEKFDDRVQGKLSELVCETKLTGRLGRGKVFNNVDNDFRSICVVGVGLEGIAFNELEMLDEGMENVRIAAGIGARSLQSIGCSEVHVDNMDYAEQAAEGAALAIWRYEENLAKKYRSTIPKLELHGSPDVESWTRGLFKAEAQNLARRLCDAPANCMTPTIVAQAAVDALCPCGITVEVRTMEWIEQQHLNSFLMIAKGSCEPPVLLEVAYCGTAPEDKPILLVGQGITFNSGGINLRPCKGMDEFRGDLTGAASILAAMRAAAALSLPINITAVIPLCENLPSGMSCKPGDVVTLLNSKSLAVRNISRTGVVVISDPMLYGQITYKPRLVVDVGSMCKGVKKAVGGGATGIWSNSHYIWKQFQRAGSLTGDRLWRFPLWRYYKDRVAEHLSFDLLNDGEGYASSCLAAAVLHELVPCSDWAHLDTYGTGLLSTYGLIPYLTAGRMTGRPTRTLVQFLYQIACPEQPK; the protein is encoded by the coding sequence ATGCGCGGACAACTGTTGCTGAAGGGACCGGCATTGGCCAAGAGTCTGAGCCGAGTTCGCGTGAGTGTGGTGCCCACCTGTCAGATCGGATCGGTTCGCCACGTGACCGCCGGCTGTGGTGCGGGCGATGCCGTGAAGGGCGGCAAGGGAATCGTTTTGGGTCTCTACGAGAAGGAGTCGGGCAAGGGACCTCGACTCACACCCGCCGGCGAGAAGTTCGACGATCGTGTCCAGGGCAAGCTCTCCGAACTGGTCTGCGAGACGAAGTTGACCGGACGTCTGGGTCGCGGCAAGGTCTTCAACAATGTGGACAACGACTTCCGTTCGATCTGCGTGGTCGGTGTGGGCCTCGAGGGCATAGCCTTCAACGAGCTGGAAATGCTGGACGAGGGCATGGAGAATGTGCGCATAGCCGCCGGCATCGGAGCCCGATCCCTGCAGAGTATTGGCTGCTCGGAGGTGCATGTGGACAACATGGACTATGCCGAACAGGCGGCCGAGGGCGCCGCCCTGGCCATTTGGCGGTACGAGGAGAATCTGGCCAAGAAGTATCGCAGCACTATACCGAAACTGGAGCTGCACGGTTCACCCGACGTGGAGTCCTGGACGAGGGGTCTCTTCAAGGCGGAGGCCCAGAATCTGGCCAGGAGACTCTGCGATGCCCCCGCCAATTGTATGACGCCCACCATTGTGGCCCAGGCTGCCGTCGATGCCCTGTGCCCCTGCGGCATCACCGTGGAGGTTCGAACCATGGAGTGGATTGAACAGCAGCATCTGAACTCCTTCCTCATGATTGCCAAGGGCAGCTGCGAGCCACCCGTACTCCTGGAGGTCGCCTATTGCGGCACTGCCCCCGAGGACAAGCCCATACTGCTGGTGGGCCAGGGCATAACCTTCAATTCCGGTGGAATCAACCTGCGTCCGTGCAAGGGAATGGACGAGTTCCGGGGCGATCTCACCGGTGCCGCCTCCATTTTGGCCGCCATGCGAGCCGCTGCCGCCCTGTCCCTGCCCATCAATATTACGGCCGTGATACCACTCTGCGAAAACCTGCCCTCGGGCATGTCCTGCAAGCCGGGCGATGTGGTCACCCTGCTGAATTCCAAGTCCCTGGCCGTGCGAAACATCAGCCGAACGGGCGTGGTGGTCATCTCGGATCCCATGCTCTATGGTCAGATTACGTACAAGCCGCGGCTCGTGGTGGATGTGGGCTCCATGTGCAAGGGCGTCAAGAAGGCGGTGGGCGGCGGCGCCACTGGCATCTGGTCGAACTCGCATTACATCTGGAAGCAGTTCCAGAGGGCTGGTTCCCTGACCGGCGATCGCCTGTGGCGATTCCCCCTGTGGCGCTACTACAAGGATCGTGTGGCGGAGCACCTGAGCTTCGATCTCCTCAACGACGGTGAGGGCTATGCTTCATCCTGTCTGGCAGCCGCTGTCCTCCACGAACTTGTGCCCTGCAGCGACTGGGCCCATCTGGACACCTATGGCACTGGACTGCTGAGCACCTACGGCCTGATACCCTATCTCACGGCTGGCAGGATGACGGGCAGGCCGACAAGGACACTGGTGCAGTTCCTCTACCAAATCGCCTGTCCCGAACAGCCCAAATAG